The following coding sequences lie in one Vibrio algicola genomic window:
- the proW gene encoding glycine betaine/L-proline ABC transporter permease ProW, whose protein sequence is MTTEAIATETVSQAAAADPWATSSTTAASADPWSTASSADSASSWLNSAPTEHVQQGIDWSHPFKDAVIPFDHWVETSLNWMVMHGRPVFQAIRVPIDFILTSFQTALVSTPSILMIAILTLIAWQLAGRKMGISTLISLAVIGLTGAWSEAMVTLALVLTSVFFCLLIGLPLGIWLARNETAGKIIRPILDAMQTTPAFVYLVPIVMLFGIGNVPGVVVTIIFALPPIVRLTILGIQQVPEELIEAGHSFGASPKQMLYRIQLPLATPTIMAGVNQTLMLSLSMVVIASMIAVGGLGQMVLRGIGRLDMGLAAVGGLGIVILAILLDRLTQTIGVAARDKKTRWYETGPASLIYKLIKKNNTANS, encoded by the coding sequence ATGACAACCGAAGCAATCGCAACGGAAACCGTGAGCCAAGCGGCGGCGGCAGATCCATGGGCAACCAGTAGCACGACAGCAGCAAGCGCCGATCCTTGGTCGACCGCCAGTTCTGCCGATAGCGCCAGTTCTTGGTTAAATAGCGCCCCAACCGAACATGTCCAACAAGGTATTGATTGGTCACACCCGTTTAAAGATGCGGTGATCCCATTTGATCACTGGGTTGAAACCTCACTAAATTGGATGGTGATGCACGGACGCCCTGTATTCCAAGCCATACGTGTGCCCATTGATTTTATTTTAACCTCATTTCAAACCGCTTTAGTGTCGACACCATCGATCCTAATGATTGCCATTTTAACGCTTATCGCATGGCAACTCGCGGGCAGAAAAATGGGTATATCGACCCTAATTTCTTTAGCCGTGATTGGTTTAACTGGCGCATGGTCAGAGGCAATGGTCACGTTAGCATTAGTGCTCACCTCGGTCTTTTTCTGTCTGTTGATAGGATTACCACTCGGAATTTGGCTGGCGCGAAACGAAACCGCCGGCAAAATTATTCGTCCTATCCTCGATGCAATGCAAACCACACCGGCTTTCGTGTACTTAGTGCCGATCGTAATGTTGTTTGGTATCGGTAACGTTCCCGGCGTGGTGGTGACGATTATCTTCGCCCTACCGCCGATTGTCCGTTTGACGATTTTAGGTATTCAACAAGTACCAGAAGAGCTTATCGAAGCCGGTCATTCTTTTGGCGCAAGTCCAAAGCAGATGCTGTATCGCATTCAATTACCACTGGCGACTCCAACCATTATGGCAGGTGTGAACCAAACCTTAATGCTGTCGCTTTCAATGGTGGTGATTGCCTCAATGATTGCAGTAGGCGGTTTAGGTCAAATGGTATTACGTGGTATTGGTCGTTTAGATATGGGTCTTGCTGCTGTCGGTGGTTTAGGCATCGTGATACTAGCCATCTTACTGGATCGCTTAACCCAAACTATAGGGGTTGCGGCACGTGATAAAAAGACTCGTTGGTATGAAACAGGCCCAGCATCTTTAATATACAAATTGATTAAGAAAAACAACACGGCTAACTCGTAA